The genomic stretch TAGTAGGCGTCGATGGTCCCCACATCGCGCCAGTACTTGGCCGCCTTCTTGTTCTCGTCGATGAAGCTGAACGCGTAGATGGCATGACGCCCGACCATCTTGGGGATGATGTTCTTGCCGAAGTCGTGAGCGCTCAGGGGATCCCGGGCGTCCTGCTCGAGGAGCGCGTAGAGAACATCGGGCTTGAACACGTAGATGCCCATGGATCCCAGGCAGAGCTCGGGGTTGCCCGGAATGGGCTTGGGGTCCCGGGGCTTTTCCTCGAACCCCACGATGCGCGCCGCCTCGTCGATCTCGAGGACGCCGAACTGCCCGGCGGCCTCGGACCGGCGGACCTCGACGGCCGCCACCGTCGCGTCCGCCCCGCGGTCCTGGTGATAGCGCAGCAGGTGGCGGTAATCCATCTTGTAGATGTGGTCGCCGGCCAGGATCAGAACCGCCTCCGGCTCTTCCTCGCGGATCACGAAGAGGTTCTGGTAGACGGCGTCGGCGGTACCCGTATAGGCCTCCCCGGCGTGGTGCTGGGGGGGAAGGGATTCGAGAAACTCCCCCACCGCCGGGTTGAACATCATCTGCCAGCCGTCGCGCAGATGCCGCAGGAGCGAGCGGGACCTGTACTGCACGAGCATCATCACCTTGCGCAGGCCGGAATTCATGCAGTTCGACAGCGCGAAGTCGATGATCCGGTAAACGCCTCCGAACGGAACGGCCGGCTTGGCGCGGTCCCGCGTAAGCGGCTCCAGGCGCTGGCCCTTGCCGCCGGCGAGGATGACGGTGATGACGCGGGAGGGATCCACGGCGAGAGATTATCCGACGCCCCCGCCGCAAGTCCAGAAAGAAAGCGGCGTCAGTCGATCTCGACCTTTTCGACCTCGGAGATGCTGCCGACGGCCCGGCTGAGGGCGTCCACGTCCGCCTTGTCCCGGCAGCTCGCCAGAAGCGTCACCTGGATCTTTCCTTCCACGACGTCCCGCTGGATATCGACCTCCTTGATCGCCGCGCCGGCGCGCTCGACGAGCACCTCGATGCGGCCCACGATCCCGGCGGCGTCCTTGGCATGCACCACGAAGCGGCGCAGAGCCTTCCCCCCCAGGAAGGCCTTCTCGAACTTGTCGAAGACGAAGATGGCCAGGATCGTGAACCCCGTGGCGGCGACGCCCGCTTTCCAGTAGCCCGCGCCCACGGCCAGCCCGATGCCGGCCGCCGTCCAGAGCGCCGCGGCGGTCGTCAGCCCGCGCACGGAAACGCCGTAGCGGAGGATCGCGCCGGCCCCGAGAAACCCGATGCCCGCCACAACCTGCGCGGCGATCCGCCCCGGATCCGCCCGGTGCGGATCCACCTCCTTCCACATGTAGAGCGACACGAGCATGACGAGGCACGACCCGATCGAAACCACCATGTGGGTCCGCAATCCCGCCGCCTGCCGGCGCGTCTCGCGCTCCAAGCCGATCAGCCCTCCCAAAAGCGCCGCCAGCCCCAATCGGCCGATCATCTCCCAGTCGCCCTGCTCCATGACGCTTCCTCGTTTCCGCCTTTTTTCTGAGCCCCGGGGGGCGGCGCCGCGTTATCCGGCGCGCTCCGCCGCTATTCGAAAAGCAGCGCCTCCCGATCCAGCAGCTTCTTGAGCACCCGGTAGCGCGAATTCACCGGCACCAGGTGGCAGACGGCCGACCCCGGAATCACCATCGGGATCGTCGTGCAGCCGACGACCAGGCCCGTGTACGGGGCCTCCAGGCGGTTCACCTCCGTCCCGAAGGGCTTGGTGTTGACCGCCAGCACGGAGCCTTTCTCGACGAGCTCGCCCGGTTTCACGTTCAGGATCAGGATCCCGCCCTTCTGGGCGCGGATCCAGCGGTGATCCTCCACCACGATCTGAAACGGCGGCGAACGCCGCTCGAAGTCGTACATCCGCAGGTCCGCCAGGACGTTCCGGATCCCCTCCACGCCCCGGCGGATGAGGTTCCTCTGGAACTTGAGCGGCTCCCCCGCCTCGTAGACGATCGTGGGAACGCCCGCCTGGGTGGCGGCGCGCCGGAGCGTCCCCTCCTCGCCCGGAAGGTCGAAAATCACTTCGCACCCGAACGCCGTGGCCAGCCGCCGCAGGACGGGGCTGCGCATGTCCGCCCGCACGTGGGGCAGGTTGGTGCGCCCCGCCCCCGCGGTATGAAGGTCGATCCCGTAGTCGCACAGGCGCACGATCTTGGAGAACAGCGCCCCCGCGATATGGGAGGCCATCGAACCGCGGTCCCGACCCGGAAAGAAGCGGTTGAGATCGCGCCCGTCCGGAAGATCGCGCGTCATCGTCAGAAACGCGATCGGGTTGGCGATCATCACGAGGATGAGCGTCCCCCGCAGCTCGCGGGGATCCACCAGGGCCCGCACGTGCCGGACCATTTCGACGCCGTTGAGTTCGTTTCCGTGAACGGCCGCGGTGATGTAGACCACGGGGCCGGGCCGGCGGCCGTGCAGGACCGTCACGGGAATGAACACAGGCGTGGCCGTGTAGAACTCGCTGATGCGGATCTTTACGTCCTTGCGGCGTCCCGGGCCGATCCGCATGCCGGCGATCTCGAAGGGCTTCACGACCGTCCCTTCCCCGCCCGCGCCTTCCGCACGGCCGCGTGAATGAACATCCGCGCCACATTCTCGCCCGTGGCGGCCTCCAGACCCTGGAACCCCGGAGAAGCGTTCACCTCGATCACCATCGGGCCTTCGGAGGACTCCAGAATGTCCACGCCGGCGACGTCCAGCCCCACCGCCTCCGCCGCCCGCGCCGCCAGACGCGCGTACTCCCGCGGCAAGGTCACCTTCTCCCCCACCCCGCCCCGGTGGATGTTGGAGCGGAACTCCCCCTCGCGCCCGATCCGGCGCATGGCGGCGCGCACTTCGCCCCCGACGACCAGCGCGCGGATGTCCCGCCCCTTCGACTCCGCGATGAATCGCTGGAGCAGGATGTCCTCCCCCAGGCTCCAGATGGTCTCCAGCATCGATTCCACCGACGCCCGGCTTTCGGCGAAGATCACGCCGGTTCCCTGCGTGCCCCGCAGGAGCTTCATGATGAGCGGAGGCCCGCCCACCAGGCGCATCAGGCGGTCGAGCTTCCGGGGATACCGGGACATGAGCGTGTCCGGGATCGGAATCCCCTTCGAGACCAGAAGCTGCAGGCACCCGAGCTTGTTCTTGGCCCGGGCGATCGGCCCGTGGCTGTTGAGCAGCGGCACCTTCATGAGATCCAGGTGCCGCACCACGCCGATCGAATACGCGGTGCCGGCCGTGCCGATGCGCGGGATCGCCACGTCCGGAGGGGAATGAGGCCGCCCGCGCACCCACAGCGACGGCGTTCCCCCCTGGACCAGGAGCACGCACTTGAGCGGATCGAGAACCTCCACCTCGTGGCCGGCGCGCTCCCCTTCCTCCTTGAGCCGCCGCGTGGAGTACAGCGTCCGCTTCCGCGAAAGAACGAGGATTTTCACCGGCCGTCCCCGATCAGTCCCGGAAGATCCGGTAGTCGATCTCCTGGAAGATGGAGTCCTTCCATTCGCAGTCCCTCAGGAAGGCCTCGTCCGCGGTCCCCGCGACCGCCATCTCCCAGAGGCGCGTGAACCGCGCGATGTGCTCCCGGAACCGGCGATGCGCGTAGGGCACCACCTGCCCCATCGTCATGATGAACGCCCAGTCGCTCGACTCCGCCAGGAGCACCTCCCGCGCCGCCTGGTTGAGGATCCGCCGCTCCAGCTCGGACCCCGCCTCCCGCCGCGCCAGCTCGGCCATCCGTTCCTCGGCGAGGCGCTGATGGCGGTAGATCCAGTCGTTGGAGCCGTTCAGCCACACCTCATAGTACCCCTTGTCCCCCCAGGACGACGCCGCCGGCTCCATCGGCTGGAACGGCCCCTCCTCCAGAAGGTCCGCCGGAGAAACCGCCCGCACGTCCGAACCCGCCAGCGCCCGCAGCAGCTCCTCGAGGAACACCGGACCTTCGAACCACCAGTGGCCGAAAAGCTCCGCGTCGTAGGGGGCGACGATGGTCGGCGCGATCCCGAGGCGCTCCCGGAGCCATCGCGCCTGGAGCTCCCGGTTGAACCGGAAGTTCCACGCGTGCTCCGCCGCCCGCGCGCGCGCGGCGTCCGGGTCGTACGGTTCCTTCCGGTCCAGAGGCACGTCCCCGGTGATCCGGTGACACTTGATCCCGAGCCCCCGCCCCTTTCCCAGGTCGTAGCCCAGGTCGCGGTAGAACTCGCGATACACCGGGTCGCCCGGATAGCCCTCGCGCGCGCTCCAGACCTGCTTGGACGTCTCGAAGTCCCGCCCGAACGCCAGACATCCCGCCGGCGTCCGGACCGGGGCGTAGATCCCGTACCGCGGGACGCGCGACCCGTTGAGGATTCCATGGGCGTCCAGGAAGAAGTAGCGCAGCCCCTCCTCCGCCAGGACCGCGTCCAGCCCGGGCGCGTAGGCGCACTCCGGAAGCCAGATGCCCCTTGGGGCGCGGCCGAAATGCTTCCGGTAATTGGCCACGGCCGCGCGAATCTGCGGCCGAGGCGAGCGGACGAAGGGCAGGAAGCCGTGCGTCGCCCCGCAGGTCAGAATCTCTAGGAGCCCCGCGTCCTGAAAATGCCGGAAGGCGGCCACGAGGTCGGTCCCGCGCGCGAACTCGAGCGACTCCGCGAAGAGGCGCTCGTACATCGCGCCCGCCTTCGCGAACGGCCCCTCGAACCGGCCCCGCTGAGAGCGCACGACCTCGAGAAGCGCCTCCGTCCGGGCCAGGTAGCGCGATCGGAGAAGCGGATCGACGAGCATCTCGCAGAGCGGGGGCGAGAGCGTCATCGTAAGCCGCGCGGGGACGCGCTCGCGCGCCAGCCGCTCCAGCATCCTCAGGAGCGGAATGTACGTCTCGGTGATCGCCTCGTAGAGCCAGTCCTCCTCGAGGAACTCGGGATGCTCGGGGTGGCGCACGAAGGGAAGATGCGCGTGCAGGACGAGCGCGAGCCGCCCGGAGATCACGAGCTGATCCTCCCCTCGCCGCCGGCGGAGCCGCGGCGCCACGGCTCGAGGATCCCCAGGAGCCTGCGGCGCACCTCTTCCGGTCCCTCGCCGGGAGTCCACTCCGGATCGACCCCTACGGCCGGGGCGCGGCGCGGCATCCGAACGCGCGCGGACGTCGCCACGACGCGCCCTCCGCTCAGAAGGTCCACCTCGTACTCGTGTTCCGGCTCCGCCCCGAAATACCATCCTCCCACGGGCCCCACGCGGACCTCCCGGACGGAGCCTCCGGTCAGGTCGCGCACGCGCAGCGCGTCCCCTCCCTCCCACGTGGCGAAGAGGCACTCCGGGTCGCGCGGCAGGGCCCAGACGCGGGTCACGCCGTACGTTTCCGGCAGGGCGGGACCGTAGTCCCAGAAGGGACCGCCCGGAGCCGGCGGAGGCGGAGGGCCGGGACGCGCGGAACAGCTCCAGGTCATGGAGTCGTCTTTCCCCTTTCGATTCTATCCCGCCAGCGAACGATAAAGGTCCCGATAGCGGCGCGCCGAGGCCGCCCAGCTGAAGTCCTGCTTCATCCCCTCGAGCATCATGCGGCGCCAGACCGCCGGGCTCTCGTACGCCCGCAGCGCCCGCCGCACCGCCTGAAGGAACGCCGCGGACGTGTACGGCCCGAAGGAGAAGCCCGTCACGCCGTCGATCACGGTGTCGGCCAGTCCCCCGGTGGCGCGGACGACGGGAACGGTTCCATACCGCAGGCTGTAGATCTGGTTGAGGCCGCAGGGCTCGTAGCGCGAAGGCATGAGGTAAAGGTCGCTCCCCGCCTCGACCAGGTGAGCCGTCGCGTTGTCGAAGGCCACCTGCACGGAGATCCGGTGCCGGAACCGGTCGCCCATGCGCAGGACCGCGTCCTGGTACGAACGGTCCCCGGAGCCCAGAAGCGCGACCTGCAGATCCTCGGCCGCCAGCGCTTCGGCGGCCTCGAGCAGGAGATCGATCCCCTTCTGTTCGCTCAGCCGCGTCACCATGCCCGCCACGGGAGTCCCGGGCCGGGCGGGCAGGCCGAACCGTTTCTGAAGAGCCGCCTTGCAGCGGGCCTTTCCGGACAAATCCTCGGCCGAATAGCGCGCCGGAAGATGAGGATCCCGAGAGGGATCCCACTCCGCATAATCCGCTCCGTTGAGGATGCCGTGAAGCGCGCCCGAGCGTTCCCTCAGGACGCCGTCCAGGCCGCAGCCCAGCTCGGGCGTCTGGATCTCGCGCGCGTAGGTCGGGCTCACGGTCGTCAGCGCGTCGGCATGCACGAGGCCCGTCTTGAGGAAATTGACCTGACCGTAGAACTCGGCCTCCTTCCAGGTGTAGTGGCGCCAGTCCAGACCCGTCTTCGGAAACTCCGAGGGGGGAAAGAGCCCCTGGTAGGCGAGGTTGTGGATCGTCAGGACGCTCCGCGTTTGGGGGAAGTCTCCGGCGTAGAGGGTCTTGAGATAGAGCGGCACGAGCCCCGCCTGCCAGTCGTGCGCGTGCACCACGTCGGGGGCGCCCAGGAGCTTCAGAAGCTCCAGAGCTCCGCGCGCCAGGAAGATGAAGCGGGCGGCGTTGTCCGCGTAATCCCCGTTCGGCGTCCCGTAGAGCCCGTCGCGGTCGAAAAAGGGATCGTGCTCGAGGAAGAAGACGCCGCCGGAACGGAAGACGCGGGCTTCGACGGCGCCGTCGCCCAGGGGAACCCGGATGCGGTGCGGCGTGGGTTCCGGACGGTGCCGGCGGACGCACCGGTAGAGCGGAGTCACGGTCGCGACCTCGACACCCAGGGCGTCCAGCGCGCCCGGCAGGGCCCCGGCCACGTCCGCGAGGCCTCCGGTCTTGGAGAAGGGAGCCACCTCCGAAGCGACGAAGGCGACTTTCATGGGACGCTCACGCCCTCACTTCCCGCAGAAACTGGGCGGCGTGCTCGGGCGGAACGGGATTGATGTAAAAGCCGGTGCCCCATTCGAAGCCCGCCACGCGGGTAATGCGCGGGATGATCTCGAAGTGCCAGTGGTAGTGCTCCAGCGGCCCGGCGTTGAGCGGGCTGGTGTGGATGAGGTAGTTGTACGGCGGCTTGTTGACGGCGCGCTCGATTTTCAGGAGCGCCGTGCGCAGGCAGCCGGCCAGCTCGGGCAGAAGGGCGTCCTCCGTGTACTCGTAGTGGGACACGTGCCGCTTGGGCATGATGTGGGTTTCGAAGGGGAAGCGCGCGGCGAACGGCGCGAAGGCGATGAAGTGAGGCGTGTCCACGACGAGGCGGGCGCCCGAGGACAGTTCCTGCGAAATCATGTCGCACAGAAGGCAGCGGTCGCGGAAGTCGTGATACTCGCGGGAGCGCTGGATCTCCAGGTGCACGCGGGCGGGAACGATCGGGGTCACGATGAGCTGGGAGTGGGTGTGCTCCATGGACGCGCCCGCCCGTTCGCCCACGTTCTTGAAGACGAGACCGTAGACGAGGCGCCGGTCGTTCCGGAGGTCCAGAAGCCGCTGTTTGTAAAGCCACAGGACGTCCCGCACCTCCGCCTCGGAGAGGCCCGTGAGGGACACTTCGTGGCGGGGCGTCTCGATGATAACCTCGTGCGCGCCCACGCCGTTCATCATGTCGTAAAGGCCGTCCCCGCGCTTCTGGAGATCGCCCTCCACCATGAGGGCCGGAAACTTGTTGGGGATGACGCGGGCCTTCCAGCCCGGCCCGTTGGGCGCGCCGCCGGAGCGCACCGCCGCGATCTCCGGAGGCGTCAGCGCCTCGTGGCCTTCGCAGAAGACGCACGGCCCGCTGCGCCGCGCCGAGACCGCCTCGGGGAGATCGAACTCGTCGGGCCGCTGGGCCCGCTCGCTGGCGATGATGACCCAGCGGCCGGACACGGGATCGCGTCGCAGCTCAGGCATGCGGGAGCATCCTCACACGCGCCAGTGGATGGCTTCGAAGTCGGGGGTCGGAACCGTGAACGAAAGGGGAACGAGGGTGGGGATCCGGACCGGAACCCCGCCCCTCCGCTCGAACTCCAGGAAGAACTCCACGTCCTGGCCGCTTTCGAGCCCCAGCGACCGGAAGGGAACGGCGGCTTCGAAGATGTCCTCGACCGCTCCCTGAAGCGGCACGCTCGCCGGGCGGGGACGCGTCACCACGAGACGAAGCTCGCCCTCCGCGAGCGCCGCGCGAGGGTCCACGCCCCGGCGGAAATCGAGCCGCACGAAGAGGCGCGACGTGTCGAAGCCGTAATAGACGTCGCTGATGAAGGCGCTTTCGCCGGCCTGGGCGCCGTATTCGCGGGACATGTCGTAATGGCCCGCCGCGATCCATTCGAAGTAATCGGACCGGCGGCCGTCCAGGCGCACGGTGAGAAGCGCCCAGGGGGTCTTCAGGACCGCCGCGCTCCGGATCTGCTTGATGGGACGCTGGAGCTCCTCGGGCCACGGCCGGCCGAGCGCCCGGTACACGTTCATGAGGTGGCGGCGGAACAGGGCGTCGAACTCGGCGTCCTGCGCGCTCGTGAAATCCTCTCCGAACCACCAGAACCAGTCGCTCCCTTCCGCGGCCCGCAGGCATTCCCAGGCGAGATCGTTCGACTGTCCCTCGAGGTCGCGGTAGACGCGGCCCAGGACCTCCCACGCGCGCCGGTCTTCCGGATGCCCGATCCAGATGGCGAAGTTCCGGTTGATCCAGGATCCGGCCGGAAGATGGGCCAGCGCTCCCTGCGGCGCCAGCTCCCCCATCGTCCGCGTCCGGATCCGCGGATGCCCGGAGAGCGCCCGGAAGAGCGCCCGGAGAAAGGGAACGCCTCCTCCGGGATAGTGTTCCCAGGGATTCTCGCCGTCGAGGATGACGGGCACGGGCCCTTCGCGCTCTTCGAGGCGGCGCACGAAGTCGCGCGCCGCCTCTTCGGGATCCCACGTCTTGTAGGTGAAGCTGAGAAGATTGGAAAGGACCGTGTCGCGGAAAACGATCTTCAGTCCTTCGAACGTGTAGACGCCCGAACGACCGATCAGGGCCTCGTCGGTGGCGACCCATTGGGCCCCCGCCCGCGCGAAGAGCGCGCAGGCCTCGCGGCTGACGGAACCCTCGGAAGGCCACATCCCGCGCGGCCGGCGTCCGAAATTGCGTTCGCCGGCCTCGAGCGCCCGGAAGACCTGCACTTCCGCCTCGGACTTGAGACAAGGAGCGTCCGGCAAAGGCAGATCCGGAATCGCCTCCCGCGCGCTGGCGAAGTCGCACAGCAGCGGCACGATCGGGTGATAATAGGGGCTCACGGAGAGCTCCACCCGCTCGCCCAGGCCCGTCCAGCGGGGAACGACGGCGGCGAGGATCCGGAGGATTCCTTCGCGGAGCGTCTTTTTGTCCTCCTCGGTGTAGCCGGCCCCCTTGGCGCGCAGGTCCTCAAGCTCCCCCGCCAGGGGATGAACCCACGCGAGGTTGGCCAGAACCTGGAGGTCCCGGAAGTCCTGCTCGCGCAGAGGCTTCCCGGAGCGATGAAGTTCCAGAAGCTGGCGGTAGCGCGGAAAGGCGCCGATGACCGTATCGGGGTGGGCCAGGAAAAAGGTCCCCAGAACGGCCGCCTTCTGCTCCTCCGTCAGTTCCGCCGCCGGGAGCATCGTCAGGTCGAGCATCGTGTCGGTCGCGCCGCGCCCGTATGCCGCGATCTGGTCCAGGAGAACGGGGCTGAAGTTGCCGGTGCACCGGACGGCGGGGAACTCCTCCAGAAGGCGGGCCATGCCGGTGTAGTCCTTGACCCCGTGCTGGCGGACCCAGGGCATGAGC from Planctomycetota bacterium encodes the following:
- the glgC gene encoding glucose-1-phosphate adenylyltransferase; the protein is MDPSRVITVILAGGKGQRLEPLTRDRAKPAVPFGGVYRIIDFALSNCMNSGLRKVMMLVQYRSRSLLRHLRDGWQMMFNPAVGEFLESLPPQHHAGEAYTGTADAVYQNLFVIREEEPEAVLILAGDHIYKMDYRHLLRYHQDRGADATVAAVEVRRSEAAGQFGVLEIDEAARIVGFEEKPRDPKPIPGNPELCLGSMGIYVFKPDVLYALLEQDARDPLSAHDFGKNIIPKMVGRHAIYAFSFIDENKKAAKYWRDVGTIDAYYEANMDLVAVTPELNLYDQGWPIRNIPVTAPPPKFVFAQHEPGRVGLALDSMVSPGCIVSGGRVERSILSPFVRINSYSLVTDSILFENVNVGRHAKLHRTIVDKGVNIPEGMQIGYFPEEDRKRFTVTESGIVVISKGTVL
- a CDS encoding MgtC/SapB family protein, translated to MEQGDWEMIGRLGLAALLGGLIGLERETRRQAAGLRTHMVVSIGSCLVMLVSLYMWKEVDPHRADPGRIAAQVVAGIGFLGAGAILRYGVSVRGLTTAAALWTAAGIGLAVGAGYWKAGVAATGFTILAIFVFDKFEKAFLGGKALRRFVVHAKDAAGIVGRIEVLVERAGAAIKEVDIQRDVVEGKIQVTLLASCRDKADVDALSRAVGSISEVEKVEID
- a CDS encoding succinylglutamate desuccinylase/aspartoacylase family protein; the protein is MKPFEIAGMRIGPGRRKDVKIRISEFYTATPVFIPVTVLHGRRPGPVVYITAAVHGNELNGVEMVRHVRALVDPRELRGTLILVMIANPIAFLTMTRDLPDGRDLNRFFPGRDRGSMASHIAGALFSKIVRLCDYGIDLHTAGAGRTNLPHVRADMRSPVLRRLATAFGCEVIFDLPGEEGTLRRAATQAGVPTIVYEAGEPLKFQRNLIRRGVEGIRNVLADLRMYDFERRSPPFQIVVEDHRWIRAQKGGILILNVKPGELVEKGSVLAVNTKPFGTEVNRLEAPYTGLVVGCTTIPMVIPGSAVCHLVPVNSRYRVLKKLLDREALLFE
- a CDS encoding RimK family alpha-L-glutamate ligase, which codes for MKILVLSRKRTLYSTRRLKEEGERAGHEVEVLDPLKCVLLVQGGTPSLWVRGRPHSPPDVAIPRIGTAGTAYSIGVVRHLDLMKVPLLNSHGPIARAKNKLGCLQLLVSKGIPIPDTLMSRYPRKLDRLMRLVGGPPLIMKLLRGTQGTGVIFAESRASVESMLETIWSLGEDILLQRFIAESKGRDIRALVVGGEVRAAMRRIGREGEFRSNIHRGGVGEKVTLPREYARLAARAAEAVGLDVAGVDILESSEGPMVIEVNASPGFQGLEAATGENVARMFIHAAVRKARAGKGRS
- a CDS encoding 1,4-alpha-glucan branching protein domain-containing protein, with product MISGRLALVLHAHLPFVRHPEHPEFLEEDWLYEAITETYIPLLRMLERLARERVPARLTMTLSPPLCEMLVDPLLRSRYLARTEALLEVVRSQRGRFEGPFAKAGAMYERLFAESLEFARGTDLVAAFRHFQDAGLLEILTCGATHGFLPFVRSPRPQIRAAVANYRKHFGRAPRGIWLPECAYAPGLDAVLAEEGLRYFFLDAHGILNGSRVPRYGIYAPVRTPAGCLAFGRDFETSKQVWSAREGYPGDPVYREFYRDLGYDLGKGRGLGIKCHRITGDVPLDRKEPYDPDAARARAAEHAWNFRFNRELQARWLRERLGIAPTIVAPYDAELFGHWWFEGPVFLEELLRALAGSDVRAVSPADLLEEGPFQPMEPAASSWGDKGYYEVWLNGSNDWIYRHQRLAEERMAELARREAGSELERRILNQAAREVLLAESSDWAFIMTMGQVVPYAHRRFREHIARFTRLWEMAVAGTADEAFLRDCEWKDSIFQEIDYRIFRD
- the glgA gene encoding glycogen synthase GlgA, encoding MKVAFVASEVAPFSKTGGLADVAGALPGALDALGVEVATVTPLYRCVRRHRPEPTPHRIRVPLGDGAVEARVFRSGGVFFLEHDPFFDRDGLYGTPNGDYADNAARFIFLARGALELLKLLGAPDVVHAHDWQAGLVPLYLKTLYAGDFPQTRSVLTIHNLAYQGLFPPSEFPKTGLDWRHYTWKEAEFYGQVNFLKTGLVHADALTTVSPTYAREIQTPELGCGLDGVLRERSGALHGILNGADYAEWDPSRDPHLPARYSAEDLSGKARCKAALQKRFGLPARPGTPVAGMVTRLSEQKGIDLLLEAAEALAAEDLQVALLGSGDRSYQDAVLRMGDRFRHRISVQVAFDNATAHLVEAGSDLYLMPSRYEPCGLNQIYSLRYGTVPVVRATGGLADTVIDGVTGFSFGPYTSAAFLQAVRRALRAYESPAVWRRMMLEGMKQDFSWAASARRYRDLYRSLAG
- the galT gene encoding galactose-1-phosphate uridylyltransferase — its product is MPELRRDPVSGRWVIIASERAQRPDEFDLPEAVSARRSGPCVFCEGHEALTPPEIAAVRSGGAPNGPGWKARVIPNKFPALMVEGDLQKRGDGLYDMMNGVGAHEVIIETPRHEVSLTGLSEAEVRDVLWLYKQRLLDLRNDRRLVYGLVFKNVGERAGASMEHTHSQLIVTPIVPARVHLEIQRSREYHDFRDRCLLCDMISQELSSGARLVVDTPHFIAFAPFAARFPFETHIMPKRHVSHYEYTEDALLPELAGCLRTALLKIERAVNKPPYNYLIHTSPLNAGPLEHYHWHFEIIPRITRVAGFEWGTGFYINPVPPEHAAQFLREVRA
- a CDS encoding glycoside hydrolase family 57 protein, producing the protein MGTVDLAFLWHFHQPCYLDLPTGKMLMPWVRQHGVKDYTGMARLLEEFPAVRCTGNFSPVLLDQIAAYGRGATDTMLDLTMLPAAELTEEQKAAVLGTFFLAHPDTVIGAFPRYRQLLELHRSGKPLREQDFRDLQVLANLAWVHPLAGELEDLRAKGAGYTEEDKKTLREGILRILAAVVPRWTGLGERVELSVSPYYHPIVPLLCDFASAREAIPDLPLPDAPCLKSEAEVQVFRALEAGERNFGRRPRGMWPSEGSVSREACALFARAGAQWVATDEALIGRSGVYTFEGLKIVFRDTVLSNLLSFTYKTWDPEEAARDFVRRLEEREGPVPVILDGENPWEHYPGGGVPFLRALFRALSGHPRIRTRTMGELAPQGALAHLPAGSWINRNFAIWIGHPEDRRAWEVLGRVYRDLEGQSNDLAWECLRAAEGSDWFWWFGEDFTSAQDAEFDALFRRHLMNVYRALGRPWPEELQRPIKQIRSAAVLKTPWALLTVRLDGRRSDYFEWIAAGHYDMSREYGAQAGESAFISDVYYGFDTSRLFVRLDFRRGVDPRAALAEGELRLVVTRPRPASVPLQGAVEDIFEAAVPFRSLGLESGQDVEFFLEFERRGGVPVRIPTLVPLSFTVPTPDFEAIHWRV